One genomic segment of Flavobacteriaceae bacterium includes these proteins:
- a CDS encoding T9SS type A sorting domain-containing protein: MKTYTLLLLCFIHIAVFSQISNFSEKFELPSEVEETSGLLFLNGKIITHNDSGNEAKLYEIDSLSGALTRTITITNATNVDWEDITQDNTHVYIGDIGNNNGNRTDLTIYKILKTDYLANTDITAETISFSYEDQTDFSSHPNSSNFDAEAISVYQNQLFIFTKNGSDLMTNVYVVPLTPGTHTAVKVSSFNVSGFITGASYSSFDDSFMLTGYDSTLTPFLIYIDQNRPPGNDIFAGGATKFSLTDELGEGNQVEGITHYNEGNYYISRERLTITVNGIEITRTQKLYQFYNLASTVLSVYEESFKPRIILYPSPSKNYISIAHLNANKRISKIELYNANGVKIKQVVNTTRKISTKNLSTGIFFIKVIFADQSVIIKKMIKI; the protein is encoded by the coding sequence ATGAAAACATACACCCTGCTTCTTTTATGTTTTATACATATAGCTGTTTTTAGTCAAATTTCAAATTTTTCCGAAAAGTTTGAACTTCCTTCCGAAGTTGAAGAAACCTCCGGATTGCTTTTTTTAAATGGTAAAATAATTACGCATAACGACAGCGGAAATGAGGCAAAACTCTATGAAATTGACAGTCTTTCAGGTGCCCTAACAAGAACAATAACGATTACAAATGCTACCAATGTAGATTGGGAAGATATTACCCAGGACAACACACATGTCTATATCGGAGATATAGGAAATAATAATGGAAACAGAACTGATTTAACTATTTATAAAATTCTAAAAACCGACTACTTAGCTAATACTGATATTACTGCTGAAACCATCTCTTTTTCTTATGAGGATCAGACCGATTTTTCTTCCCATCCCAATAGTTCAAATTTTGATGCTGAAGCTATTTCTGTGTATCAGAACCAACTTTTCATTTTTACAAAAAACGGGAGCGATCTCATGACCAACGTATATGTAGTTCCACTTACCCCGGGAACACATACTGCCGTTAAAGTTAGCTCGTTTAATGTTTCGGGATTCATAACCGGGGCCAGCTATAGCTCATTTGATGATAGTTTTATGCTTACGGGATATGACAGTACCTTAACTCCTTTTTTAATTTATATTGACCAAAACAGGCCTCCGGGGAATGATATTTTTGCCGGAGGTGCTACGAAATTTTCGCTGACTGATGAACTAGGTGAAGGGAACCAGGTGGAGGGTATTACACACTATAATGAAGGAAACTATTACATTAGTAGAGAAAGGCTTACTATCACTGTTAATGGTATCGAAATTACCAGAACTCAAAAATTATATCAATTTTACAATCTGGCATCTACAGTACTTTCTGTGTATGAAGAATCTTTTAAACCGAGAATAATTTTATATCCAAGCCCGTCTAAAAATTATATTAGTATAGCTCATTTAAATGCCAATAAAAGAATCTCAAAAATAGAACTCTATAATGCTAATGGAGTCAAAATAAAACAGGTGGTTAATACTACTCGTAAAATTAGCACTAAAAACTTATCTACAGGAATCTTTTTTATTAAGGTTATTTTCGCAGACCAATCCGTTATCATCAAAAAGATGATCAAAATCTAA
- a CDS encoding alkaline phosphatase family protein — protein MKFIKHILFFLLAGYFGCKPDTTVNEKPKLVIGIVIDQMRYDYLTRYYDRYAEGGFKRILNHGFSLQNAHYNYIPTYTAVGHASIYTGTTPNMHGIIGNGWYDKYQKKSIYCVTDTAYTTVGSDSKNGQRSPYRMLTTTITDQLRLSQNMNGKTIGIGIKDRSSILPAGHTATAAYWFDSTKESRVITSSFYMKELPDWVKEFNESDLIATYISKPWETLYDIKTYTGSLPDNNHFEGKFNGADTPTFPHNLPGLKAKNGGNSMIKETPFGNTITLDFAKAAIIGENLGKTDDTDFLAISFSSSDYIGHRFGPDAVETEDTYLRLDKDLAAFFSFLDQQIGIQNYTLFLTADHAVAQIPAYLQSLKIPAPYFDSKAFEAFVKKMTLKYFESEDIVEYISNYQLFLNKNKIKSLGLNVEKVSQKIADAIIDFNGVYKTTTATTLQTTHFDSGILNSLQNGYNQKFSGDIMIILNPGSIIGKQTGTTHGSGYSYDTHIPMIFYGNGIKKGHSAKRYEITDIASTLATLLQVEFPNGSTGKVIEEALNN, from the coding sequence ATGAAATTTATCAAACACATATTGTTTTTTTTATTAGCCGGTTATTTTGGTTGCAAGCCGGATACAACAGTTAATGAAAAGCCTAAACTGGTCATCGGAATCGTTATAGATCAAATGAGGTATGATTATCTAACCAGATATTACGACAGGTATGCGGAGGGTGGTTTTAAAAGAATTTTGAATCACGGATTTTCTTTACAAAATGCACATTACAATTATATTCCAACATATACTGCCGTAGGACATGCTTCTATTTATACGGGTACTACACCAAATATGCATGGAATTATCGGCAATGGTTGGTATGATAAATATCAAAAGAAATCCATTTACTGTGTAACCGATACCGCGTATACTACTGTTGGGTCTGATTCTAAAAACGGACAGCGATCTCCCTATCGGATGCTTACAACAACCATTACAGATCAATTGCGATTATCACAAAATATGAATGGCAAAACCATAGGTATAGGCATTAAAGACCGATCTTCTATTCTCCCTGCCGGTCATACGGCTACTGCTGCGTACTGGTTTGACAGCACAAAAGAGAGTCGTGTTATTACCAGTAGTTTTTATATGAAAGAATTACCCGATTGGGTAAAAGAATTTAATGAATCTGATCTCATCGCTACGTATATTTCAAAGCCATGGGAAACGTTGTATGACATCAAAACATATACCGGTAGTCTTCCTGATAACAATCATTTTGAAGGGAAATTTAACGGAGCGGATACACCTACTTTTCCTCATAATTTACCTGGGTTGAAAGCCAAAAACGGAGGCAATAGTATGATTAAAGAGACACCTTTTGGCAATACGATTACTTTAGATTTTGCTAAAGCTGCTATAATAGGTGAAAATTTAGGTAAAACCGACGATACCGACTTCTTGGCTATCAGTTTTTCCTCTTCGGATTATATCGGACATAGATTTGGGCCGGACGCTGTTGAAACCGAAGATACTTATTTGCGTTTGGATAAGGATTTGGCAGCTTTTTTTTCTTTCTTAGACCAACAAATAGGTATCCAAAATTATACTTTATTTTTAACAGCAGATCATGCTGTTGCCCAGATTCCGGCATATCTGCAATCGCTTAAAATACCTGCTCCGTATTTTGATAGCAAAGCTTTTGAAGCATTTGTAAAAAAAATGACATTAAAATATTTTGAATCCGAAGACATCGTAGAATATATTTCTAATTATCAATTGTTTTTAAATAAGAATAAAATTAAATCTTTGGGTTTAAATGTCGAAAAAGTGAGCCAAAAAATAGCTGATGCCATTATTGACTTTAATGGTGTATATAAAACGACTACAGCTACAACCTTACAGACTACACATTTTGACAGTGGTATATTAAACTCGTTACAAAACGGGTATAACCAGAAGTTCTCCGGAGATATTATGATCATACTAAATCCGGGATCAATAATAGGAAAACAAACAGGAACCACACATGGTTCGGGGTATTCTTATGACACTCATATTCCGATGATTTTTTATGGAAACGGAATTAAAAAAGGACATTCTGCCAAAAGATATGAAATTACAGATATTGCCTCCACACTGGCTACTCTTTTACAGGTCGAATTTCCTAACGGGTCGACCGGAAAAGTTATTGAGGAAGCCTTAAATAATTAA
- a CDS encoding ABC transporter permease, which produces MNYPNHIGKYVLMLSQVFKRPQRGRVFREKVFRELDELGLKSIGIIMFISFFIGGVIALQTALNIASPFIPQYLIGFATKRSVILEFAPTFCSIILAGKVGSYITSSIGTMRVTEQIDALEVMGINSINYLVLPKVLATVFFYPFLIVLSMFLGILGGWLAGVLTEVFSPLDFLYGIQLDFDPFLIRYAIIKTLVFAFIIATVPSYHGYYVKGGSIAVGKASTQSVVWTIIIIVIANYFLTQMLLT; this is translated from the coding sequence ATGAATTACCCAAATCATATTGGCAAATATGTTTTAATGTTGAGTCAAGTATTTAAAAGACCTCAGCGAGGCAGGGTCTTTAGAGAAAAGGTCTTTAGAGAGCTAGATGAACTTGGCCTGAAATCCATAGGGATCATCATGTTTATTTCATTTTTTATAGGAGGGGTAATTGCACTACAAACAGCTTTAAATATAGCATCTCCCTTTATTCCGCAATATTTAATTGGTTTTGCAACGAAACGATCTGTTATTCTGGAATTTGCTCCTACTTTCTGTTCTATTATTTTGGCAGGAAAAGTAGGCTCTTATATTACTTCCAGTATTGGGACTATGAGAGTGACAGAACAGATAGATGCATTGGAAGTTATGGGTATTAACTCCATCAACTATTTAGTCTTGCCCAAAGTATTGGCAACCGTATTTTTCTACCCTTTTTTAATTGTATTATCGATGTTTTTGGGAATCTTGGGAGGATGGTTGGCCGGAGTACTGACAGAGGTGTTTTCTCCTCTTGATTTTTTATATGGAATACAACTGGATTTTGATCCGTTTCTCATAAGGTATGCCATTATCAAAACATTGGTTTTTGCATTTATAATTGCTACTGTGCCTTCGTATCACGGATACTACGTGAAAGGAGGTTCAATTGCTGTTGGGAAGGCCAGCACACAGTCTGTGGTTTGGACCATTATCATCATTGTCATTGCCAATTATTTTTTAACACAAATGTTGCTGACATAA
- a CDS encoding ATP-binding cassette domain-containing protein, with protein sequence MIEIQKLHKGFDGIAVLKGISTTFEPGKTSLIIGQSGSGKTVFLKSLIGLHTPESGVISFDGRSHTEFTLDQKRQWRQEIGMVFQGSALFDSQTVQENVMFPLKMFTKQPEDQMLDRVNVVLKRVNLENSNKKLPNELSGGMQKRVAIARAIVMNPKYLFCDEPNSGLDPNTAILIDNLVQEITHEYKITTVINTHDMNSVMEIGEKIVFLKDGRKAWEGTKDEIFRTDNEAVVKFVYSSELFKKVRDTYLNETK encoded by the coding sequence ATGATAGAAATACAAAAATTACATAAAGGGTTTGATGGTATAGCAGTGCTAAAAGGGATTAGTACTACTTTTGAGCCCGGAAAAACAAGCTTGATTATAGGACAAAGCGGATCGGGAAAAACCGTATTTTTAAAATCACTCATAGGGCTCCATACTCCGGAATCCGGGGTGATTTCATTTGACGGAAGATCGCATACTGAATTTACTCTTGACCAAAAAAGACAATGGCGTCAGGAAATAGGAATGGTATTTCAGGGAAGTGCTTTGTTTGACTCCCAGACAGTACAGGAAAATGTGATGTTTCCTTTAAAAATGTTTACAAAACAACCGGAAGATCAGATGTTGGATCGTGTAAATGTTGTGCTGAAACGTGTAAACCTGGAAAATTCAAATAAAAAACTTCCCAATGAGCTATCCGGAGGAATGCAAAAAAGAGTTGCTATTGCGAGAGCCATTGTCATGAATCCAAAATATTTGTTTTGTGATGAACCCAATTCCGGACTGGATCCAAATACTGCTATCTTAATTGATAATCTGGTTCAGGAAATTACACATGAGTATAAAATTACGACTGTAATTAATACACATGACATGAACTCTGTAATGGAAATAGGAGAAAAAATTGTTTTTCTAAAAGATGGCCGGAAAGCCTGGGAAGGAACCAAAGATGAAATATTTAGAACGGATAATGAAGCCGTTGTAAAATTTGTTTACAGCTCGGAATTATTTAAGAAAGTCAGGGACACATACCTGAACGAAACTAAGTAG